DNA from Solidesulfovibrio fructosivorans JJ]:
GTTCCCCCCGTGGAGCGACCCCACTGAACTCACGCTGCATCGGGTTTTTTCTTTCACTTCAATATGCGCATCTTTGCGCCGGGCTATTCCTGTGAGCAACGCACCAAAACGCCGTGGACGTCCGCCCCAGTCCCCTCCCCCTCCCGCACCTACCGATACCGTCGAAAACGACGACATTGTGCAACCACCTGCAGCGAAACCGGGCCTCATGGAGACGTCCATGAACCTCTCCGAACTCAAGCTCAAAAGCATGCCCGAGTTGATGGACCTGGCCGTCCAATACAACGTCGAGAATCCCAACGGCATGCGCAAGCAGGAGCTCATCTTCGCCCTGCTGCAAAGCTGCGCCTCCCAAAACGGCGCCATTTTCGGCGAAGGCGTGCTGGAAATCCTGCCCGATGGCTTCGGATTCTTGCGCTCGCCCATGTACAGCTACATGCCGGGCCCCGACGACATCTACGTCTCGCCCTCCCAGATACGCCGCTTCGGCCTGCGCAAGGGCGACGTGGTTTCCGGCCAGATCCGCCCGCCCAAGGAAGGCGAACGTTATTTCGCCCTGTTGCGCGTGGGCGAGATCGGCTTCGCCCCGCCCGAGGCCTCGCGAAACCTGGTGCTCTTCGACAACCTGACGCCGCTTTATCCCGACAAGCGCTACGTCATGGAAAACGGAGCGGAGAACTACTCGTCCCGGGTCATCGACCTCCTGACCCCCATCGGCCATGGCCAGCGCGGCATCATCGTCGCCCCGCCCCGCACCGGCAAGACCATGCTGTTGCAGACCATCGCCAACTCCATCAACGCCAACCGCCCCGACGTCTTCCTCATCGTGCTGCTGATCGACGAACGCCCCGAGGAAGTCACGGACATGGAGCGCACGGTCAAGGCCGAGGTCGTCTCCTCCACCTTCGACGAGCCGCCCCAGCGCCACGTGCAGGTGGCCGAGATGGTCATCGAAAAGGCCAAGCGCCTGGTCGAACGCAAGATCGACGTGGTGATCCTCCTCGACAGCATCACCCGTCTCGGCCGCGCCTACAACGCCGTAACCCCCTCGTCCGGACGCGTGCTCTCCGGCGGCCTCGACGCCAACGCCCTGCAGCGGCCCAAGCGCTTTTTCGGCGCGGCCCGCAACATTGAGGGCGGCGGATCGCTCACCATCATCGCCACGGCGCTCATCGACACCGGTTCCCGCATGGA
Protein-coding regions in this window:
- the rho gene encoding transcription termination factor Rho, translated to MNLSELKLKSMPELMDLAVQYNVENPNGMRKQELIFALLQSCASQNGAIFGEGVLEILPDGFGFLRSPMYSYMPGPDDIYVSPSQIRRFGLRKGDVVSGQIRPPKEGERYFALLRVGEIGFAPPEASRNLVLFDNLTPLYPDKRYVMENGAENYSSRVIDLLTPIGHGQRGIIVAPPRTGKTMLLQTIANSINANRPDVFLIVLLIDERPEEVTDMERTVKAEVVSSTFDEPPQRHVQVAEMVIEKAKRLVERKIDVVILLDSITRLGRAYNAVTPSSGRVLSGGLDANALQRPKRFFGAARNIEGGGSLTIIATALIDTGSRMDEVIFEEFKGTGNMEIYLDRHLAEKRVFPAIDINRSGTRKEELLLETDVLNRVWILRKLLAPMSPIDSMEFLLDKMRGTKNNREFLDLMNK